The genomic stretch CACCTGTATTcgacgcaaataggacttgttacacaccattttaaatggttcaggcggccaataatgctcggCACCCACTGGCTGTaactgcccactatatgtgtttaggtacttcgcaacactatattgttgatcaacatagttggttacacccaaaccaacttgttgaaagcacttgatggcatgtgagcaaggcatgtggtagatgaaCCATTTTCCACAAGAGCATAACCTTCTAGATTCATTTAcggtatgtacattattacctcgATTTTGATGGATAgtggtgcgaacttcaaaaacatttctttcgttatcatactgcaaaaatgaatgccaatgcgCTCGCCGTCtatatttctcaaatcttttcatAGGCACTGGCTTAAATTCAACACCCTTTTCTATCAATGATGTTGCAGCTGCagacctttcaacaaacctctccgccatctgcttgaacgacaaccgcaccatggctgtgacagGCAATCTACTTTTCAGgttcatgtcgcattaaccaacgataggttgcctcgtcttcttgcctgatataTTCCATGTGCATCCAGAATTTAtgctgttggtggtctgttgctgccatccacatcaaatcatggaGATCCTTGTTGGGATATGCCTTCTGAAAATTAGCTTTAAAGTGCCTAACACAGTAACGATGAAAGGCATAAGGTTCTTGCtatgcaggcaagttctccacagaacttaagaTACCACTGTGCCGATcggatattagacaaataccggaACGCTGTTtcacaacgtgctctttcaagtggttcaaaaacagcgtccacgtctcttggctttcattggcacaaatagcaaaagctagaggaaatatctgtccattagcatctgCTGCCATGGCTATCAACAGTTTgctatcgtactttccatagacatgagtgccGTCTATGGATATTAAGGGCCGacaatgcgaaaaaccatcaacTGCTGGTTTAAACGCCCAGAAAACATAATTGAGCATATATTCTGGTTTACTTGGAAtatgctcaagcttccattcaacaaccgtCCCGGGGTTAAACGgctgcagtgcagccatgtacctaggtagatctgcaaatgacttatcctagttaccatagactatttcaaacgctcttttccgcccgagatatgcctttcttttagtaattgtaTGGCCATGTTCCTGGTGGACTGCTGTAATAcattctttgattttataccttatggttTCTTCGATGTGTGGAATA from Nicotiana sylvestris chromosome 12, ASM39365v2, whole genome shotgun sequence encodes the following:
- the LOC138882629 gene encoding uncharacterized protein, with amino-acid sequence MAALQPFNPGTVVEWKLEHIPSKPEYMLNYVFWAFKPAVDGFSHCRPLISIDGTHVYGKYDSKLLIAMAADANGQIFPLAFAICANESQETWTLFLNHLKEHVVKQRSGICLISDRHSGILSSVENLPA